The genomic segment AACCGAAAATACAGCGTGGCATCTTTATTTAATAGAGTGTGAGGATGGCTCCATCTACACCGGAATCACAGTGAATGTACAAGCGCGTTATGCTGCGCATGTCAGCGGTAAAGGAGCAAAATACACAAAATCGCACCGCCCTCTTCGACTATTGAAGAGTATTGAGTATCCGGATAGATCATCAGCTTCAAAAGCCGAGTATCAGATTAAACGTTTGAAGGCCAAGGCAAAGTGGGCTTTGTGCCACGAGAGCGTCATTGAACAAGATCTGTAATAAAATTTTCCAGATTTCACCTCATGAATAGTCCCATTACTGCAAGTCGCCATGCCATGAGCAGCAACCCCATTTCCAATATAAAAACGGGAAGTGAGGTGGTTTTGTATGCACGGGCCGGCACTGCCGTAGTTTTGTTATGGTCAGCGGCCGCCTCCTCGTTGACGACCAGAATATGACATCTAGTCCTGGTGCGAATCCGATGCTTGCGGCCGGCAATAATCTCCGTGAAAACGGAATTGACTATGTCACTTGCTGCAGCGACAGTGCGACGCCCTATTCCTTTTTCTGAAAGCTTCTTTTAAATGCATGCGCGCTCGGTTGGCAGAGACCGGGCTCCGCAAACAAATTCACGCAGGATTTTGTTACGTCCCGGTTTTTCGTATCGATCTTGTTCATTTTCAGACGACAGCCAACATCAAATGTTCGAGTGATGCTATGCGGGTTTTACTCTAATCTCAATGTCATCGCCAAGTCGATTTAGGCAATCCATCAATTTCCGCTCGGGCAAGTTAGTAAAGTCGCCGCGCATCATGTCGGAAACCTTCGGCTGGGTAATGCCCATCCGTTTGGCTGCGGCTTGCTGAGTCAGTTCAAGGCGGCGCATCATTCCTGTTCTCGACGACCAACGCGACAAGACTATTGAGCAGTTAAATATAAATCGCACACTCCGCCTAAAACATGGCTTACGACAGGACGAGGCGACACTATGAAAATAATCAAAGCCCTATAAGGTCATCCGCTTTGCCGACGCCCAAATCTCGAACTATTTTTGGTCAGCTCTATATATTTATTGCGTAATAGTTTCGATTAATTTTACTCACTGTCGGCTTGGTAGTTATTTGACAATAACGTGTCTTGAACCAGTGATGACGCTCACCGGCCCAAGAGAAAATTCATAGAGTCCCCCTCGCTATCCTCCCGTGCAATCCACTTGATTTTAGATTTTTCAAGATGTCTATTGACAGTTCATTTTGCTCGTCCTAGTATTGTCGACATCTGACATATCAGATGACGACAAGGAGCAACAGATGAATGACCGGGCAATTGACGTTAGAAAAGTTAAGGACCTGCACTGCGATGTCCTGGTGATAGGCGGTGGCGCAGCGGGAGTTGCAGCGGCGGTCACCGCCCGGCGCCAGGGTTTGCGCGTGGTGCTGCTGGAACGCTACGGCTTTTGTGGAGGGGGGGCTGTTGCGGGACTGTCAGGCACGGTATGTGGGATGTATTTGGCAACAGATCGGATCGGCGCGAAACCAGAAACCGTAGTGTTTGGCTTCGCTGAAGAGTTCTGCAAGATGCTGGAGGACCGAGGAGGACTCGGTCCCCCATTGCGCTACGGGAAAACGTGGACGCGCGTCCATGATCCGCTGGTATGGCGAGATACTGCGGACGCGCTGCTGATGGCAATCGGTGTTCAGGTGATCTTTCATGCTGTCGCCATCGGCACTCTGCTCGACGGCAAAGAGCGCGTCGAAGGCGTCCAGGCATGGACCAAGCAAGGTCCGTTGACGATTCGCGCCCAAGTAACCATTGATGCGAGCGGCGACGCCGACCTGGTGGCGATGGCGGGATTTGATAGCTTCGTCGGCGACCATGGACACGTACAGAATCCCACCATGATCTTTCGCCTGCTTGGCGTGGACGTCGAACGTTTTACCGCAACTTATGGCGACGACACGATCATGGGCGAAGCCGTATCCGCACTGATACGTGAACGCCAGTCGGCAGGCGACAACCTTCCCCGCTCGAAAATCTGGCTATTTCCGACCACGCGCCCAGGCGAGCTGCTGTGCAATTGCACCCGGATAACTGGCGATGACGGCCGCGAGCTCAATCCGCTTTTCTATCGCGATTTCACCGATGCAGAACTGAATGGCCGGCGCCAGGTGAGTGCATATGCCGAGTTCTTCAAGAAATATGTTACCGGATGCGAAAACGCCTTCATCAACGACACCGGTGTTCAGGTCGGTGTACGCCAGACCAGGCAGATCGAGGGCGTCACGAAACTGATGAACAACGATGTACTGGCGGCGCGCAAATTTTCCGACGCCATCGCACGTTCTCCCTGGCCAATTGAACTGCACAGTGGCGCCAGGCCGAAGGTCGAATGGATTATGGACGACTACTACGAAGTGCCCTACTCCTGCTTCGTTCCCACGCGTGGCGAAGGCTTGCTGGTGGCTGGGCGATGCCTCTCAGCGGAACACGAGGCAGTGGCATCGGCACGCGTTACCGCCCAATGTTTTTCCTACGGCCATGCGATTGGGCATGCCGCATCTCTTGCTGTTCGACAAAAAATCGAACCGCGCACCGTAGATCCCCAGGAAATCCGCGAAGCACTCGAAAAGAACGGTGCGCAGTTGTTTTAAATAACACAGATTAATCAATATCAAAGGAGAAATTGCTAATGATCATTAACAACATCGGTCAAGTTCGTCACCTGACCCTGAATCGTCCAGCGCGTCGTAACGCACTCGACAGCAAGGCGATCGAAGAACTGAAAGATGCACTGCAGGCAGCCGACAGGGATCCTGCTGTTCGGGCAATTGTCCTGTCTGGCGCCGCACCGGCCTTCTGCTCCGGCAGCGACTTGAAAGAATTAAGCACAATGTCGATTCAAGAGATGTGCGATTCAGAATTGGTGACCGCCGAAGTGGCGCGATCAATTGCCGGGCTGTCCAAGCCGGTGATTGCCGCTGTAGAAGGTTTTGCACTTGGCGGCGGCTTTGTTCTCGCCATTTCCTGCGACGTCGTGGTTACCGCTTCAAACGCGCGATGGCATCTTCCCGAAGTGCCGAACGGCTGGCTGCCGCCATGGGGACTTCAAGCATTGCTTGCACGTGTCGGCGCGGTCCGTGCGCGGCTTCTTACCTGGGCCGCTGACCCGATCGACGGTAATGAAGCACACCGTCTCGGCGTTGCAGACTACCTGACGCAAGCAGGCAACGCCGATCAGGATGCACTGGCATTGGCACAACGGCTGGCCGCATTGCCTGCCGAGGCGATTACTTCAACAAAACGCTTCTTCGAGCCTTTTGTCACTCACGATGGAGAGCGGCTCGATCGCCTGGCGACCCAACATTTTGCAAGCAATTGCGAAGGCGGCACTGCACAAGCCCTTCTCTCAAAATTCAAGGTGA from the Collimonas arenae genome contains:
- a CDS encoding GIY-YIG nuclease family protein, which encodes MNDVATENTAWHLYLIECEDGSIYTGITVNVQARYAAHVSGKGAKYTKSHRPLRLLKSIEYPDRSSASKAEYQIKRLKAKAKWALCHESVIEQDL
- a CDS encoding FAD-dependent oxidoreductase, with translation MNDRAIDVRKVKDLHCDVLVIGGGAAGVAAAVTARRQGLRVVLLERYGFCGGGAVAGLSGTVCGMYLATDRIGAKPETVVFGFAEEFCKMLEDRGGLGPPLRYGKTWTRVHDPLVWRDTADALLMAIGVQVIFHAVAIGTLLDGKERVEGVQAWTKQGPLTIRAQVTIDASGDADLVAMAGFDSFVGDHGHVQNPTMIFRLLGVDVERFTATYGDDTIMGEAVSALIRERQSAGDNLPRSKIWLFPTTRPGELLCNCTRITGDDGRELNPLFYRDFTDAELNGRRQVSAYAEFFKKYVTGCENAFINDTGVQVGVRQTRQIEGVTKLMNNDVLAARKFSDAIARSPWPIELHSGARPKVEWIMDDYYEVPYSCFVPTRGEGLLVAGRCLSAEHEAVASARVTAQCFSYGHAIGHAASLAVRQKIEPRTVDPQEIREALEKNGAQLF
- a CDS encoding enoyl-CoA hydratase/isomerase family protein, giving the protein MIINNIGQVRHLTLNRPARRNALDSKAIEELKDALQAADRDPAVRAIVLSGAAPAFCSGSDLKELSTMSIQEMCDSELVTAEVARSIAGLSKPVIAAVEGFALGGGFVLAISCDVVVTASNARWHLPEVPNGWLPPWGLQALLARVGAVRARLLTWAADPIDGNEAHRLGVADYLTQAGNADQDALALAQRLAALPAEAITSTKRFFEPFVTHDGERLDRLATQHFASNCEGGTAQALLSKFKVKS